A single Streptomyces sp. Edi2 DNA region contains:
- a CDS encoding MDR family MFS transporter, producing the protein MVLFALMIAMLLAMLDNMIVGTAMPTIVGELGGMDHLSWVVTAYTLATAASTPIWGKLGDMYGRKGVFLSSIVLFLIGSALSGMAQDMGQLIGFRAVQGLGAGGLMVGVMAIIGDLIPPRERGKYQGMMAGVMAVAMVGGPLVGGSITDHLGWRWSFYINLPLGAIALVMVTAVLHLPKKRSQTRIDYVGAALLTLGITSLVLITTWGGTEYDWLSGQIIGLGILGVVALALFLVVERRVKEPVLPLHIFRNGNFSLITLIGFLVGFVMFGSMTFLPLFQQTVQGASATNSGLLLLPLMGGLLVVSLIAGRVTTQTGKYKIFVVGGSALLTVGLVLLSLMDVATTRFTSSLFMVVLGAGMGFLMQTTMLIAQNSVEMKDMGVGSSSATLFRTIGGSFGVAIFGAIFTHQVQTTMAERIGKAGEKMTSGGAQMDPKGLAKLPPVIKDAYAHAVASGTHHVFLWGAAISIVGFAAAWFLKEVPLRGGPAKPAESTTPAVDRVPVVEAV; encoded by the coding sequence ATGGTGCTCTTCGCACTGATGATCGCGATGCTGCTCGCGATGCTGGACAACATGATCGTCGGCACCGCGATGCCGACCATCGTCGGTGAACTGGGCGGGATGGACCACCTGTCCTGGGTCGTCACCGCCTACACGCTCGCCACCGCGGCCTCGACGCCGATCTGGGGCAAGCTCGGCGACATGTACGGACGCAAGGGCGTCTTCCTGTCGTCCATCGTGCTCTTCCTGATCGGCTCCGCGCTGTCCGGCATGGCACAGGACATGGGGCAGCTGATCGGCTTCCGCGCCGTGCAGGGCCTGGGCGCGGGCGGTCTGATGGTCGGCGTCATGGCGATCATCGGCGATCTGATTCCGCCGCGGGAGCGCGGCAAGTACCAGGGCATGATGGCCGGTGTCATGGCCGTCGCCATGGTCGGCGGGCCGCTGGTCGGCGGCAGCATCACCGACCACCTCGGCTGGCGCTGGAGCTTCTACATCAACCTGCCGCTCGGTGCGATCGCGCTGGTCATGGTGACCGCGGTGCTGCATCTGCCGAAGAAGCGGTCGCAGACCCGGATCGACTACGTCGGCGCCGCGCTGCTCACCCTCGGCATCACCTCGCTGGTGCTGATCACCACCTGGGGCGGCACCGAGTACGACTGGCTGTCCGGCCAGATCATCGGCCTCGGGATCCTCGGTGTGGTCGCGCTCGCCCTCTTCCTGGTGGTGGAGCGCAGGGTCAAGGAGCCGGTGCTGCCGCTGCACATCTTCCGCAACGGCAACTTCTCGCTGATCACGCTGATCGGCTTCCTGGTCGGCTTCGTGATGTTCGGGTCGATGACCTTCCTGCCGCTGTTCCAGCAGACCGTGCAGGGCGCCTCGGCCACCAACTCCGGTCTCCTGCTGCTGCCGCTGATGGGCGGGCTGCTGGTCGTCTCGCTGATCGCGGGCCGGGTCACCACCCAGACCGGCAAGTACAAGATCTTCGTGGTCGGCGGCAGCGCGCTGCTCACCGTGGGCCTGGTGCTGCTGTCCCTGATGGACGTCGCAACGACCCGCTTCACCTCCAGCCTCTTCATGGTCGTGCTCGGCGCCGGTATGGGCTTCCTGATGCAGACCACGATGCTGATCGCGCAGAACAGCGTCGAGATGAAGGACATGGGCGTCGGCTCGTCCTCGGCCACCCTCTTCCGCACGATCGGCGGCTCCTTCGGCGTCGCGATCTTCGGTGCGATCTTCACCCACCAGGTGCAGACGACGATGGCCGAGCGGATCGGCAAGGCCGGCGAGAAGATGACCAGCGGCGGCGCCCAGATGGACCCGAAGGGACTCGCCAAGCTCCCTCCGGTGATCAAGGACGCCTACGCGCACGCGGTGGCCTCCGGCACGCATCACGTTTTCCTGTGGGGCGCGGCGATCAGCATCGTGGGGTTTGCGGCGGCGTGGTTCCTCAAGGAGGTTCCGCTGCGCGGTGGGCCGGCCAAGCCGGCCGAGTCCACGACGCCGGCGGTCGACCGCGTGCCGGTCGTTGAGGCCGTGTAA